DNA sequence from the Stenotrophomonas sp. 24(2023) genome:
CGTGTTCGGCGTTCTGGCGCACGGTGGAGGTCAGTTCCTCCATCGAGGCGGCGGTTTCTTCCAGGTTGGCGGCCTGCTGTTCGGTACGGCGCGACAGGTCGCTGTTGCCCGAGGCGATCTCGCCGGCGGCCTGGGTGATGCTGCCGGTGGCAGCCTGGATCTGGCCGACAATCTGGGTCAGCTGGCTGACAGTGGCGTTGGCGTCGTCGCGCATGGTGGCGAACACACCCTGGAAGTCGCCCTGCATGCGCGCGGTCAGGTCGCCTTCGGCGATGGCCGACAGCAGCTGCGAGAGCTTGCCCAGGTTGGCATCGCTGACCGCCATCATCGCATTGAGGTTGTCCAGCATCACGCGGAAATCGTGATCGAACTGCTGTGCGTCGCCGCGCTGGCTGAAGTCGCCAGCAGCGGCCGCGCCGGCCAGGTGCTTGATCTGGGCATTGATGCGGCCCAGGTTGGCCTTGACCGTATCCACGGTGGTGGTCAGTGCGGCCTTTTCGCCGGGGTAGCGCGGCACATCCCGGCTGAGATCGCCCACCGCGTACTGCTGCACCACGGCCAGCACGTCGTGCAGGGTCTGTACGTGGCTGCCGACCAGATCGTTGGTTTCGCGCACCATCAGCCCGTATTCGCCGGGGAAGGGGCTGGCATCGATGCGGTAGCCCAGTTCGCCGGCATCATGGCGGCGGGCCATGTCGCGCTGGGCGCTGATGACCTTGTGCAGCTGGTCCTGCATGGTGGCCATGGCATCGAGCAGGCGGCCGGTCTCATCATGCGGCTGCGGGCCGATGGCGCTGTCCAGGCGGCCACGGGCGATGCCTTCGGCCACGGCGGTGGCCTGTTTGAGCGGGCGGGCGATGCGGTTGCCGATCAGCCAGCTCAAGGCCAGCACGATCAGCACCAGCACGCCGCCGGCGGCGGTCATGATGCCGGTGAAGGCCAGGGCCTGGGCCTGGATGTCGTCCAGGTAGACGCCGCTGGTGACCACCCAGTTCCAGGGCTTGAACAGGCCCGAATAGCTGACCTTGGCCACGGGTTTCTCGCTGCCGGGCTTGGGCCAGGTGTAGTTGACGTAGCCACCGCCGGCCTTGGCCGCATCGACCTGCAGCAGGTACACCGGCACGCCGTCGGCGCCCTTGAAATCCTTGACGTTGGTGTTCTCCAGATCCTTGCGGAACGGGTGCATCAACAGTTCGTAACCGGTGTCGAACACGTTGTAGTAGAACGTATCGCCCTCGGCGCGCATCGACTCCAGCGCCTGCAGCGCGGCGGCCTTGGCCTGCGGTTCGCTGAGTTCGCCGGTCGTGGCCAGGCGCTGGTAATGCTCCAGGATGCCATTGCTGAGTTCGACCTGGACCTTCAACGCGGTTTCGCGGGTCTGCACCAGGTCCAGGTACTGCATGCGCGCTGCGATCACCGACAGCGCGATCACGCCCAGCGCGATCAGCACGGTGAGCAGGTTCAGCTTGCGCCGGACGGAGAGATTGCCGAAGTAGTGTTGCCAGCGTTGCAGGAGGGTCATCACGCAGAACCAGGACGGGCGGCAGGCGGTGCCGGTACCGGTCACGGCACACATGCGGTGACAGAACGGTTATCGGC
Encoded proteins:
- a CDS encoding methyl-accepting chemotaxis protein, producing MTLLQRWQHYFGNLSVRRKLNLLTVLIALGVIALSVIAARMQYLDLVQTRETALKVQVELSNGILEHYQRLATTGELSEPQAKAAALQALESMRAEGDTFYYNVFDTGYELLMHPFRKDLENTNVKDFKGADGVPVYLLQVDAAKAGGGYVNYTWPKPGSEKPVAKVSYSGLFKPWNWVVTSGVYLDDIQAQALAFTGIMTAAGGVLVLIVLALSWLIGNRIARPLKQATAVAEGIARGRLDSAIGPQPHDETGRLLDAMATMQDQLHKVISAQRDMARRHDAGELGYRIDASPFPGEYGLMVRETNDLVGSHVQTLHDVLAVVQQYAVGDLSRDVPRYPGEKAALTTTVDTVKANLGRINAQIKHLAGAAAAGDFSQRGDAQQFDHDFRVMLDNLNAMMAVSDANLGKLSQLLSAIAEGDLTARMQGDFQGVFATMRDDANATVSQLTQIVGQIQAATGSITQAAGEIASGNSDLSRRTEQQAANLEETAASMEELTSTVRQNAEHARQANQLAIGAQGVASQGGEVVGQVVSTMSAIEASSKKIAEIISVIDGIAFQTNILALNAAVEAARAGEQGRGFAVVASEVRTLAQRSAAAAKEIKGLIDDSVGKVSDGSALVHKAGATMGEIVASVQRVTDIMAEISAASQEQSAGIEQVNQTVVQMDETTQQNAALVEEATAAARAMEEQAGQLADAVAIFRLDNQVAVAVQAAVAQLAPRMTEPPVQRPAAPRPRVPAPRPSPRRAPTSDDGDWQEF